The sequence AAAATCTTTAAACTCATCATTTTCTTTCGATCGCTCCCGAAGGATACATTGAATAAATACCTTCTCGTATGCATCGTTTTCTTGTAAGTCAACATATCTCTTCAATGCTAAACTTACACGTTCGTTCCATTCATTAAAATCTTTAGAACTTCTTGCAAATCGCAATAATTTTTCTACTGGCACAAAAAGAGCAGCAAGATGCGCCAATTCCTCAAAACGATTTGTTTCCCATAGACTCATTGCTCCCTTTTCTATATATTGGTACAAATTATCTATTAATATTTGCTTTTCTTTCAAATGAATCTCTTGCTGTTCCAACCATTTTATAAGTGAATGGATATCGAGATGGCTTAAATCGAGTTTTTGTTCTGTAGCTACCCGTCCTTCTAAAAGCAGCTGGATAATATTACTCCGCATTTGCTTATCATTGTCGTTATTGGCATCATTCATATAAATATAAGGTTTCGCGCTTTTAAATTCATCAATCTCACATAGAACAGGTTCAAGCCAGTTATTTTGATAAATAACAGCAACCCCCGTTTTTAATTTTGCTACTTCGTTCATTTGCTGTTCATTCAATGTTGTAGCTTGTCCGACATCTTCACGATCATACCGATCCGGCAGGCGAAGAATGATTTTTGTATTTGTGTTACGTATCACCGATCTATCCAATAGTCCAGGAGCCTGATCGACAATAATAAATCCTTCACCATATGTCCGCATTTCAGCTATGGCATTTGCCAACATTTCAACCGCTTTCCCTTGAAGATTGGCACTTTCTTGAGCTTGATCAAAATTTGTACGTCTTAATAAATGATGGGCTTCCTCTAATACCGTTACGTGTTGTAATTCGTGATTCATAGTTGATGTGAATGACATACGATGTTCTTGTAACCGCATCAATAAAATCCCCATCATTAACGCTTTCGTTTCAGTTGAACCAATACGGCTTAAGTCGATCAAACAGTTTCGATCAAATAGTTTCATATTATCCGTCTCATCGTCAGAGAACATACGCCCAATTAAACCATTTGTTAATGAGTGAACCCTTGTCACTAACGCGCCGGTATAATCGCTTTTCGTATCTTGCGAATAAGCGGAACTATGAATGATTTCCGGCAACGTGTTAAGTAAATCTTTGAATGTTGGAAAAACAGGCTCTTCATAAATATTGATGGATTCCTCTAAGTCCCAACCACATTTCTCATAACTCTGCTCAATTGCTTCTTTTAATATTGCTGGCATGGCGGCATACATCGGCCAACATGCGTTAAAAATTTCAATTAGTCGATCAATGTGCTCCAACACATGAATACCGTTTGGGAAACGAAACGGATTAATTTTTAATAAAGTAGACAACGTTGGATTCGTTCCAAAAACATAAACGTCTTTTCGTCCACCAAATACTTGTTTGTATTCACCTTTAGCAGGTTCAATGACTAGAAAATGTATATTTTCTTTTTCAAGACGATCTAATAAAGTGTAGACTGTGTTAGATTTACCAGATCCTGTAGATCCTGTAATAAATGTGTGCATAGAAAGACTTTGTAGATCAAGAGTGACTTCCGTTTCTTCAGAACGTCCCATATGGAATATTTTACCTAATTTTATTTTTGTTTTCCCATCATCGTTATTATCGTATGTCCAAACATTTCTCCCAAACTCCACTGCTTCAAGAACTGGCAACCCGCTGACCGATTTTCTCGGCAACGCAAAACTAATCGCCAGTTCTCTTCCATTAATGAGCGTCCCCGGAGATACGTAAGGAACGTTTAGCCCATTATTCACTTGCAGGCGAATGA comes from Anoxybacillus flavithermus and encodes:
- a CDS encoding ATP-binding protein — encoded protein: MNTLDVRKENDLIQSFQLANEFVEKNYLSELTAHEVVPIPPHIESLTVRQHIRLFKITKIVYDQNEDISEKLINIFNTVGNLNSSLILILDSKGTDVDLYIGVRSIDPQRSINEAKEGLQKSFNGHFPGTELRNLRNSEIEKVVENLFQSRLSELNKVITAVSGIPALKDVDKKSYIQGLEKLIDSMKGETFSAIFIAEPVQPKTVAEIYQGYETLYSQLVPFQQTELSFSENDSKAVAEGISNSVTNTINESLAKTQSHTKGSTEGSSRNESVSKGGNTGFSLFFSVGTNRTSTKGVTISSTLSTSDTEGTTTTTGTSKSDATTTSKTETITEGTSRSLQIKFENKSVTNLLEKIDEQLKRLKSSEDYGLWNCACYFVAEDAQTAKVAASTYQSIMRGDNSSVEHSVINTWDNDNQQKLEMITKYLTKLHHPLIRLQVNNGLNVPYVSPGTLINGRELAISFALPRKSVSGLPVLEAVEFGRNVWTYDNNDDGKTKIKLGKIFHMGRSEETEVTLDLQSLSMHTFITGSTGSGKSNTVYTLLDRLEKENIHFLVIEPAKGEYKQVFGGRKDVYVFGTNPTLSTLLKINPFRFPNGIHVLEHIDRLIEIFNACWPMYAAMPAILKEAIEQSYEKCGWDLEESINIYEEPVFPTFKDLLNTLPEIIHSSAYSQDTKSDYTGALVTRVHSLTNGLIGRMFSDDETDNMKLFDRNCLIDLSRIGSTETKALMMGILLMRLQEHRMSFTSTMNHELQHVTVLEEAHHLLRRTNFDQAQESANLQGKAVEMLANAIAEMRTYGEGFIIVDQAPGLLDRSVIRNTNTKIILRLPDRYDREDVGQATTLNEQQMNEVAKLKTGVAVIYQNNWLEPVLCEIDEFKSAKPYIYMNDANNDNDKQMRSNIIQLLLEGRVATEQKLDLSHLDIHSLIKWLEQQEIHLKEKQILIDNLYQYIEKGAMSLWETNRFEELAHLAALFVPVEKLLRFARSSKDFNEWNERVSLALKRYVDLQENDAYEKVFIQCILRERSKENDEFKDFYFKWIEHYRRESAV